Proteins encoded by one window of Nisaea sp.:
- a CDS encoding GNAT family N-acetyltransferase, with the protein MIRIREYRKADLPALYKISVMTGDVGGDARHLYRDPDLMGHIYVGPYAALAPDLCFVAEDDLGPAGYVVGTADTRSFEAQLECEWWPALRARYPDPGAVLPPDCDADTKRAHRMHHTAVIPDAVFAECPGHLHMNLLPRLQRQGIGTRLLERWFAAAREAGAVRVHVGVNPGNAGGLAFWKRAGFRQIPLSQNEETARAVWLGRVVPSAGDCRQA; encoded by the coding sequence GTGATCCGCATCAGGGAATACCGCAAAGCGGACCTTCCGGCGCTCTACAAGATTTCGGTGATGACGGGAGACGTCGGGGGAGATGCGCGGCATCTCTATCGGGACCCTGATCTTATGGGACATATCTATGTCGGGCCCTACGCGGCGCTGGCGCCTGACCTCTGTTTTGTCGCGGAAGACGATCTCGGTCCTGCCGGTTATGTTGTCGGGACCGCCGACACCCGTTCGTTCGAAGCGCAGCTTGAGTGCGAATGGTGGCCGGCCTTGCGTGCTCGCTACCCCGATCCGGGAGCAGTATTGCCGCCGGACTGTGATGCGGACACGAAGCGGGCGCACCGGATGCACCATACGGCGGTGATCCCCGATGCTGTTTTCGCGGAGTGCCCGGGCCACCTTCATATGAACCTGTTGCCACGCCTGCAACGTCAGGGCATCGGAACCAGGCTGCTTGAGCGCTGGTTCGCGGCTGCACGCGAGGCTGGAGCCGTCCGGGTTCATGTTGGCGTCAATCCCGGCAATGCGGGTGGCCTGGCCTTTTGGAAGCGGGCCGGCTTTCGGCAGATCCCGCTTTCGCAGAATGAAGAGACCGCGCGGGCCGTCTGGCTTGGCCGGGTGGTTCCGTCCGCCGGAGATTGCCGGCAGGCGTAA
- a CDS encoding pitrilysin family protein: MMRSVIARASVPFLIFAALLLVRPGIAEAIEIQRIVSPGGIEAWLVEDHKNPIITLSASFEGGAAADPDGKEGLAVLTASLLDEGAGPYDSDAFRRKLEDMVIGLGFSARNDSFGASLQTLTENSDEAFDLLRLAMTEPRFDTEPVERIRAQIVAGLKRSENRPQAIASRIWWRAAFPHHPYGRPSGGTVESVGHVTTADMKAFAGRVLTRGSLKIGVVGDIAPERLGTLLDKTFGTLPESGPSTPPVPAKPAAIGETFVVQNPVPQSVVVFGHRGIPRNDPDRFAASILMEIMAGGFGSRLTEEIREKRGLTYGIYAYTLPLEDAQMIMGGVSTRNDKVAETVGLVREIWAEMALNGPTEEEVRDAKTYINGSFPMRLTSSRPIAGLLVSLQRDGRAIDYLDGREDRINAVTMADLKRVAKRLFLADELTFSVVGQPQGLTATAPAPEPRS, translated from the coding sequence ATGATGCGAAGCGTTATCGCGCGGGCTTCTGTCCCGTTTCTGATTTTCGCCGCCCTTCTGCTGGTACGGCCGGGCATTGCGGAGGCCATAGAGATCCAGCGTATCGTCAGCCCCGGCGGTATCGAGGCCTGGCTGGTCGAGGATCACAAGAACCCGATCATTACTCTCTCCGCCAGTTTCGAGGGCGGGGCGGCGGCCGATCCGGACGGCAAGGAAGGCTTGGCCGTCTTGACCGCGAGCCTGCTGGATGAAGGGGCCGGTCCCTACGACAGCGATGCCTTCCGCCGCAAGTTGGAAGACATGGTCATCGGTCTCGGTTTCAGTGCCCGCAATGACAGTTTCGGCGCCAGTCTGCAGACCCTGACGGAGAATTCGGACGAGGCCTTCGATCTGCTCCGTCTGGCCATGACCGAGCCACGGTTCGATACTGAGCCGGTGGAACGCATCCGCGCGCAGATTGTCGCCGGGCTGAAGCGTAGCGAGAACCGGCCGCAGGCCATCGCCAGCCGGATCTGGTGGCGGGCGGCCTTCCCGCACCATCCATACGGCCGTCCGTCCGGCGGCACGGTGGAAAGTGTCGGACACGTCACGACGGCGGATATGAAAGCCTTTGCTGGCAGGGTGCTGACACGGGGCAGTTTGAAGATCGGCGTCGTCGGCGATATTGCGCCCGAAAGATTGGGGACGTTGCTGGACAAAACCTTCGGCACGCTGCCTGAAAGTGGCCCCTCGACACCACCCGTGCCGGCGAAACCTGCGGCCATTGGTGAGACCTTCGTGGTCCAGAATCCGGTACCGCAATCGGTCGTCGTGTTTGGTCACCGGGGCATTCCCCGGAACGATCCGGACCGGTTTGCGGCCTCCATCCTGATGGAGATCATGGCTGGCGGATTCGGCTCGCGCCTGACCGAGGAGATTCGCGAGAAACGCGGCCTGACCTATGGCATCTATGCCTACACGCTGCCGCTTGAGGATGCGCAGATGATCATGGGCGGGGTCTCGACCAGGAACGACAAGGTTGCCGAGACGGTGGGCCTGGTCCGCGAGATTTGGGCGGAGATGGCATTGAACGGTCCGACCGAGGAAGAGGTGCGGGATGCCAAGACCTACATCAACGGCTCCTTCCCGATGCGTCTGACCAGTTCCCGACCGATCGCCGGATTGCTGGTTTCGCTACAGCGGGATGGACGGGCCATCGATTATCTCGACGGCCGGGAAGACCGGATCAATGCGGTCACCATGGCGGATCTGAAGCGGGTTGCGAAGCGGCTGTTCCTGGCGGACGAGCTGACATTCTCAGTGGTTGGACAACCGCAAGGCCTGACCGCCACTGCGCCTGCGCCCGAACCGCGTTCCTGA
- a CDS encoding S8 family serine peptidase — MSDDQILRLEIVVFPDAGRPSMFADGVYPSVATVNDFAANPSRQIECARKLGVRDFTIDKIGRFSISASIEAEKFKEFFETELVEEERADDVRSLAPPPGAAFRVPEIDGLETIIERAYVQRPPHYFAGERILPPESVPPFGDDKFRLRVPDDVALLMQARTVHQRGIFGRGVTVAMPDNGFFKHPYFDAHGYNYLAIAAPDAIDYETDLSGHGTGISANLLAVAPGVNFIGIKQVNKTLGFKTAVEMGPDVISCSWAAELEENSPTLPNNLKPFHLTVLDAIARGIVVCVAAGNGGVKGFPGSIPEVISVGGVYVDRDLNYRASDHTSGFDSTWFPGRQTPDLCGLCGSKAEEDYITLPVPQAAHGGSAARDGWFAFSGSSSATPMVAGICALLKEVKPGLSPQEIKNLLKYTARDITSGMNANGRKARPGPDGAVGYGLADAARAVDAVT, encoded by the coding sequence ATGTCTGACGATCAGATTCTTCGCCTTGAAATTGTTGTGTTCCCGGATGCGGGACGCCCGTCCATGTTCGCCGACGGTGTCTATCCAAGTGTCGCGACCGTGAATGATTTTGCCGCCAATCCATCGCGGCAGATCGAATGCGCCCGAAAGCTTGGAGTGCGCGATTTTACCATCGACAAGATCGGCCGGTTCAGCATCTCAGCCTCTATCGAGGCGGAGAAATTCAAAGAATTCTTCGAAACCGAATTGGTCGAGGAGGAGCGAGCGGATGACGTGCGCTCTCTTGCCCCGCCGCCCGGCGCTGCGTTCCGAGTTCCGGAAATCGACGGGCTGGAGACGATTATCGAGCGGGCTTATGTGCAGCGGCCGCCACATTATTTCGCGGGCGAGCGAATTTTGCCGCCGGAGAGCGTCCCGCCATTCGGGGATGACAAGTTTCGGCTACGCGTTCCAGATGATGTCGCCCTGCTGATGCAGGCCAGGACTGTGCATCAAAGGGGGATCTTCGGGCGTGGCGTGACTGTGGCCATGCCGGATAACGGCTTTTTCAAACATCCCTATTTCGACGCGCACGGCTACAATTATCTCGCCATCGCGGCTCCGGATGCAATCGACTACGAGACGGATCTATCGGGGCACGGAACGGGGATCTCGGCCAACTTGCTCGCGGTTGCTCCGGGTGTGAATTTCATTGGTATCAAACAGGTGAACAAGACGCTGGGTTTCAAGACCGCCGTCGAGATGGGGCCCGATGTGATTTCCTGCAGTTGGGCAGCCGAACTGGAGGAGAATAGTCCGACACTGCCCAACAATCTGAAGCCGTTCCATCTCACGGTCCTGGATGCGATTGCACGGGGGATCGTGGTCTGCGTCGCGGCCGGTAATGGGGGAGTGAAAGGCTTTCCCGGCAGCATACCCGAGGTGATCAGTGTCGGCGGGGTGTATGTAGACCGGGATCTGAACTATCGGGCCTCGGATCACACCAGCGGGTTTGATTCCACTTGGTTCCCCGGTCGGCAGACCCCGGATCTCTGCGGACTCTGCGGCAGCAAGGCGGAAGAGGACTACATCACCCTGCCGGTGCCCCAGGCCGCTCATGGCGGCAGCGCGGCACGGGACGGCTGGTTCGCCTTCAGCGGTTCCTCCTCCGCGACGCCGATGGTGGCCGGAATCTGCGCTCTGCTGAAGGAAGTCAAACCAGGCCTCTCGCCGCAGGAGATCAAGAACCTGCTTAAATACACGGCCAGGGATATCACTTCGGGCATGAATGCCAATGGCCGCAAAGCGCGACCGGGTCCGGACGGGGCGGTCGGCTATGGGCTCGCTGATGCCGCGCGGGCTGTAGATGCGGTGACCTGA
- the mutL gene encoding DNA mismatch repair endonuclease MutL: MRRLPDGLVNRIAAGEVVERPASAAKELIENALDAGATRVDVVMRDGGRTAITVTDNGMGMSREELEVAVERHATSKLKGEDLTHITSLGFRGEALPSIGAVSRMTITTRAASAGPEESAWSLSVEGGRVSPPEPAALGQGTRIEVRDLFYATPARLKFLKAPRTEYSHAVDVIERLAMAHPHVAFSLGDGSRTTIRLNEAEGDLFQARLVRLGAVMGRDFEDNALPIEAEREGIRLSGYAGLPTINKRTTSHQFLFVNGRPVRDKLLYGAVRGAYMDFISHDRHPLLALFLDVPPEVVDVNVHPAKTEVRFREPGLVRGLIVGALKHALVAAGHRASTTVANATLGALGRSVENQMPQTSYAWQPQNRSGGYGTTVSRGMAEAGMAYQAPIGQPPADQGGGGMWQGEAPQARAEAPTPESAALEAHPLGAARAQLHENYIVAQTSEGMVIVDQHAAHERLVYERMKKALEADGIKRQMLLIPEVVDLDEASVERLAARAEEFAELGLVLEPFGGGAVVVREVPALMGEADVAGLVRDLAEELTEFGEAMALKDKLAHICGTIACHGSVRSGRRLTVEEMNALLREMEVTPHSGQCNHGRPTYVALGLNDIEKLFGRR; the protein is encoded by the coding sequence ATCCGGCGGCTGCCGGACGGGCTGGTCAACCGGATCGCCGCGGGCGAGGTGGTCGAACGCCCCGCCAGTGCCGCCAAGGAGCTGATCGAGAACGCGCTGGATGCCGGGGCAACGCGCGTCGATGTGGTCATGCGCGACGGTGGCCGGACGGCGATCACGGTGACCGATAATGGCATGGGAATGAGCCGGGAGGAGCTGGAAGTCGCGGTCGAGCGGCACGCAACCTCCAAGTTGAAGGGCGAGGATCTCACTCATATCACCAGCCTCGGTTTCAGGGGCGAGGCGCTGCCGTCCATCGGTGCTGTCAGCCGTATGACCATCACCACCCGGGCGGCCTCCGCGGGTCCGGAGGAGAGCGCCTGGAGCCTCTCTGTCGAAGGTGGCAGGGTGTCCCCGCCGGAGCCTGCCGCGCTCGGCCAAGGCACGCGCATCGAGGTCCGGGACCTGTTCTATGCTACGCCCGCCCGCCTCAAGTTTCTGAAAGCGCCGCGCACGGAATACAGCCACGCCGTCGATGTCATCGAACGGCTTGCCATGGCGCATCCCCATGTCGCCTTCTCGCTCGGCGACGGCAGCCGGACGACGATCCGGCTTAACGAAGCGGAAGGCGATCTGTTCCAGGCCCGGTTGGTTCGGCTCGGCGCCGTCATGGGGCGGGATTTCGAGGATAACGCCCTGCCCATCGAGGCGGAGCGTGAGGGCATCCGGTTGTCCGGCTATGCGGGCCTGCCGACCATCAACAAGCGCACCACCAGCCACCAGTTCCTGTTCGTGAACGGCCGGCCGGTGCGGGACAAGCTGCTCTATGGCGCGGTGCGTGGCGCCTATATGGATTTCATCTCGCACGACCGGCATCCGCTGCTAGCCCTGTTCCTTGATGTGCCGCCGGAAGTGGTCGACGTGAACGTGCATCCGGCCAAGACCGAAGTCCGGTTCCGGGAGCCGGGACTGGTGCGCGGGCTGATCGTCGGCGCGCTGAAACATGCGCTTGTCGCGGCGGGTCATCGAGCATCGACCACGGTCGCCAATGCCACGCTCGGCGCGCTCGGCCGGTCCGTTGAAAACCAGATGCCCCAGACAAGTTATGCCTGGCAGCCGCAGAACCGGTCGGGTGGGTACGGGACCACTGTATCGCGCGGCATGGCTGAAGCGGGGATGGCGTATCAGGCGCCGATTGGCCAGCCGCCCGCAGACCAGGGGGGCGGGGGAATGTGGCAGGGCGAGGCACCGCAAGCCCGCGCCGAGGCTCCCACGCCGGAAAGCGCGGCGCTTGAGGCTCATCCGCTCGGTGCGGCCCGTGCCCAGTTGCACGAGAATTACATCGTGGCCCAGACCAGCGAGGGCATGGTGATTGTCGACCAGCATGCGGCCCATGAGCGGCTGGTCTATGAGCGGATGAAAAAGGCGCTGGAGGCGGATGGTATCAAGCGACAGATGCTGCTGATCCCCGAAGTGGTGGATCTGGACGAAGCCTCGGTCGAGCGACTGGCCGCGCGGGCGGAGGAGTTTGCCGAACTGGGCCTTGTGCTGGAGCCGTTTGGCGGCGGTGCGGTTGTGGTTCGCGAAGTGCCGGCGCTGATGGGTGAGGCGGATGTGGCCGGGCTGGTCCGCGATTTGGCCGAAGAGTTGACCGAGTTCGGCGAGGCCATGGCCCTGAAGGACAAGCTGGCGCATATCTGCGGCACCATCGCCTGCCATGGCTCGGTCCGTTCCGGACGCCGGCTGACCGTCGAGGAAATGAATGCGCTGCTGCGCGAGATGGAAGTCACCCCTCATTCCGGCCAGTGCAACCACGGCCGCCCGACCTATGTGGCACTCGGCCTCAACGATATCGAGAAGCTGTTCGGCCGGCGCTGA
- a CDS encoding Rrf2 family transcriptional regulator, with translation MRLNTQTDYALRLLMHLAVNSSRLVTIQEVADRFSISKNHLMKLASTLAREGFVISVRGRSGGLKLARPSERITVGAIVRCMENDFALVECFQAERGECLITPACRLKGVLNGAAAAFLAELDRCTLSDLVQNNAPLELMLA, from the coding sequence ATGCGGCTCAATACCCAGACTGACTATGCCCTGCGCCTGCTGATGCATCTGGCGGTGAACTCCTCCCGGCTGGTGACCATCCAGGAGGTCGCGGACCGTTTCTCCATCTCCAAAAATCACCTGATGAAACTGGCCAGCACCCTCGCCCGTGAAGGGTTCGTCATTTCCGTCCGCGGACGCTCCGGCGGCCTGAAGCTGGCGAGACCATCGGAGCGGATCACTGTCGGTGCAATTGTCCGCTGCATGGAGAACGATTTCGCATTGGTCGAATGCTTTCAGGCGGAGCGGGGTGAATGCCTCATCACCCCCGCCTGCCGGCTGAAGGGCGTGCTGAACGGCGCCGCCGCGGCTTTCCTTGCGGAACTCGACCGCTGCACCCTCTCCGATCTTGTTCAGAACAACGCGCCACTGGAGCTGATGCTGGCCTGA
- the lspA gene encoding signal peptidase II: MIFSPKRNLTVGGLLALVVVLADQVTKEWALATLFHDGAVVEVTPFFNLVAVWNRGVSFGLLASDDPMTPYYLSGFAIAVVIGLLVWLARAPSQLLRISLGLIIGGAIGNVIDRLRYNAVVDFIDWHAFGYHWPAFNLADSAISVGVVFLLFDSFLGDSQGSDPQISKGNGE; the protein is encoded by the coding sequence GTGATTTTTAGTCCGAAACGTAACCTCACGGTTGGCGGCTTGTTGGCCCTTGTCGTCGTGCTCGCCGATCAGGTGACCAAGGAGTGGGCGCTGGCGACCCTGTTCCATGACGGAGCCGTGGTCGAGGTGACGCCATTCTTCAATCTGGTCGCGGTCTGGAACCGAGGGGTCAGCTTCGGCCTCTTGGCGAGCGACGATCCGATGACGCCTTACTATCTGTCCGGTTTCGCGATCGCCGTTGTGATCGGGCTTCTGGTCTGGTTGGCGCGGGCACCCAGTCAGTTGCTGCGGATCTCGCTCGGCCTGATCATCGGCGGGGCGATCGGGAATGTGATCGACCGGTTGCGTTATAATGCGGTCGTCGATTTCATCGACTGGCATGCGTTCGGCTATCACTGGCCGGCTTTTAATCTTGCCGATAGCGCGATATCTGTTGGCGTAGTATTTCTGTTGTTTGACAGCTTTCTTGGTGACTCGCAGGGCTCCGATCCCCAGATATCAAAGGGGAATGGAGAATGA
- a CDS encoding metallopeptidase family protein has product MSQPIEPPSLDDIEALARKAFQTIPDAFRAQTGDVMFLVTDFAEKDVLDELGAESPFEILGLYAGIPFGEAGTLASPSDLNRIFLYRRPILDYWCETGEDLSDIVRHVLIHEIGHHYGFSDDDMEIIEANAD; this is encoded by the coding sequence ATGAGCCAGCCCATCGAGCCGCCCAGCCTCGACGATATCGAGGCCCTCGCCCGCAAAGCGTTTCAGACGATCCCGGACGCGTTCCGTGCGCAGACCGGGGACGTCATGTTCCTTGTTACCGACTTTGCCGAAAAGGACGTGCTGGACGAACTTGGCGCCGAAAGCCCGTTCGAGATCCTCGGCCTCTATGCCGGCATTCCGTTCGGAGAGGCCGGGACACTTGCCAGTCCGTCCGACCTCAACCGGATCTTCCTCTACCGCCGGCCGATCCTCGACTATTGGTGCGAGACCGGCGAAGACCTGAGTGACATCGTCCGGCATGTGCTGATCCACGAGATCGGGCACCATTACGGCTTCTCCGACGACGATATGGAAATTATCGAGGCCAACGCCGACTGA
- a CDS encoding DUF3035 domain-containing protein, producing MIRVSRTFGLALCAVVIGLQGCSDIQKAIGNTKQAPDEFAVVARPPLSVPPNFALRPPTPGEPRPQERDVTKGAERLVLGSGTQSTVSGTAGKVPSSAASTAVSRQTPGESKMRQLLNTASAEPGIRQTVNQETGTFVYEEEYLIDNLLFWREKTPRGVVVDAQAEQKRLQENAALGNAPTAGNTPTIQRKRKGLF from the coding sequence ATGATCAGGGTCAGTCGGACATTTGGCCTCGCCCTCTGCGCCGTGGTGATCGGCCTGCAGGGATGCAGCGATATTCAGAAAGCGATCGGCAATACGAAACAGGCACCGGACGAGTTCGCGGTGGTTGCGCGGCCGCCGCTCAGCGTGCCGCCGAACTTTGCCCTGCGCCCGCCGACCCCGGGAGAGCCACGGCCGCAGGAACGCGACGTGACGAAGGGGGCCGAACGGCTCGTGCTGGGAAGCGGCACCCAGAGCACGGTTTCCGGAACTGCCGGGAAGGTCCCGTCTTCCGCGGCGAGCACGGCTGTTTCCAGGCAAACGCCGGGCGAGTCCAAGATGCGGCAGTTGCTGAATACCGCGAGTGCCGAGCCGGGCATCCGTCAGACGGTCAATCAGGAAACCGGTACTTTCGTCTATGAAGAAGAATACCTGATCGACAACCTGCTCTTCTGGCGCGAAAAGACGCCGCGCGGCGTTGTTGTCGACGCGCAGGCCGAGCAGAAGCGCTTGCAGGAAAATGCGGCGCTTGGCAACGCACCGACAGCAGGCAATACGCCGACTATCCAGCGCAAGCGTAAGGGGCTGTTCTAG
- a CDS encoding glucose-6-phosphate isomerase — MKTCPLVAGPLRHDFSAIFEDRIGEAGLSVAALEALIPAAGRSLEGLREKKASGALPLLSLPWRQDDLEEGAVLAAELRGWAQHVLVLGIGGSSLGGATICRLAEKGGTFSPDTPKLHFLDNIDPATFTSIFKRIALEETAVIAISKSGGTAETLCQTLICHDAFVAAGLDPAKHFITVTEPGSRPLRQFAETTGCRCLEHDPDIGGRYSGLTLNGLLPAMIVGLDAEAIRRGAAAVTDAALAPADPLESAPALGAMVNIGLGRERGVTQTVLMPYSDRLDRMGDWFTQLWAESLGKHGNGTTPIGALGAVDQHSSLQLFLDGPRDKLVTLVQSAVAGTGATVGANATALMGDGLSYLAGRTMGDLFDAEQRATAATLIENKRPTRIIQTDAVDEETVGALMMHLFLETMVAADLIGVDAFDQPAVEDGKVLARRYLAEMAG, encoded by the coding sequence ATGAAGACGTGTCCCCTGGTGGCCGGCCCGCTCCGGCATGATTTTTCCGCGATATTCGAGGATCGGATCGGCGAGGCTGGTCTCTCTGTTGCCGCTCTTGAGGCGCTGATTCCGGCTGCTGGCCGGTCGCTTGAAGGGCTGCGGGAGAAGAAGGCGAGCGGCGCGCTGCCACTGCTCTCTCTTCCCTGGCGGCAGGACGATCTGGAAGAGGGTGCGGTCCTCGCCGCTGAGTTGCGCGGCTGGGCCCAGCATGTGCTGGTGCTTGGCATCGGCGGCTCCAGCCTCGGCGGAGCGACGATCTGCCGTCTGGCGGAGAAGGGAGGGACCTTCTCTCCGGATACGCCGAAGCTGCATTTTCTCGATAATATCGACCCGGCCACCTTCACCTCGATCTTCAAACGCATCGCGCTGGAGGAGACGGCTGTTATCGCCATCTCCAAATCCGGCGGAACGGCGGAGACGTTGTGCCAGACCCTGATCTGTCATGATGCGTTCGTCGCGGCCGGACTCGATCCGGCGAAACATTTCATCACGGTCACCGAGCCCGGTTCGCGCCCGCTACGCCAGTTTGCGGAGACAACAGGGTGCCGCTGCCTTGAGCATGACCCCGATATCGGTGGGCGCTATTCCGGCCTGACCCTGAACGGGTTGCTGCCGGCCATGATCGTCGGGCTCGATGCGGAGGCAATCCGGCGCGGTGCGGCGGCTGTGACCGATGCTGCTCTTGCTCCGGCGGACCCACTGGAAAGCGCTCCGGCCCTCGGTGCGATGGTCAATATCGGCCTCGGTCGGGAGCGCGGCGTTACCCAGACCGTTCTGATGCCCTACAGCGACCGGCTGGACCGGATGGGTGACTGGTTCACGCAGCTCTGGGCAGAGAGCCTTGGCAAGCACGGCAACGGCACGACGCCGATCGGTGCACTTGGCGCGGTCGATCAGCACAGCAGCCTGCAGCTCTTCCTCGACGGTCCGCGCGACAAGCTGGTGACGCTGGTGCAGAGCGCAGTTGCGGGCACAGGTGCCACAGTCGGTGCGAACGCGACGGCACTGATGGGCGACGGGCTGTCCTATCTGGCCGGGCGTACCATGGGCGACCTGTTCGATGCGGAACAGAGGGCGACAGCGGCGACCCTGATCGAAAACAAGCGGCCGACCCGGATCATTCAAACCGATGCCGTCGACGAGGAGACTGTCGGCGCCTTGATGATGCATCTCTTCCTGGAGACCATGGTGGCGGCCGATCTGATCGGCGTCGATGCATTCGACCAGCCAGCCGTCGAGGACGGCAAGGTTCTGGCGCGGCGCTATCTGGCGGAGATGGCCGGTTGA
- a CDS encoding pitrilysin family protein, which produces MRSRMIPERMMLALAVLCVVMTGGTVDAKVYEPESVTLANGMQVVAITDRRVPVVTHMVWYKVGGADEAPGETGLAHFLEHLLFKGTEKVPSGQFSRTVSRNGGDGNAFTGYDYTAYFQTIASDKLPLVMEMEADRMVNLTLDPDEVASEREVVLEERRSRIDNNPGSLLSERTNAALYLNYPYRRPLIGWAHEIKALTRENALAFYRKWYAPNNAVLVVAGDITMDELKPLAEKYYGVIPARAVPDRKRPLEPEQISARRIEFSHPQVGQVSWSRRYQAPSRFYGESDQVMPLDVLAEVIGGGATSRLYRSLVIDRKIALSAGTSYSGSSIGPGTFSFYAVPTEGTSVEALEAAFEAELAAILRDGVDAREVARAVKSMKASAVYARDSVTAPAHAVGQALAIGRTIEEIESWPDQVGAVTQEQVMQAARAILNTPAHVTSILRPKPAS; this is translated from the coding sequence GTGAGATCAAGGATGATCCCGGAACGCATGATGCTGGCACTGGCGGTGCTATGCGTCGTCATGACCGGCGGGACGGTTGACGCGAAAGTCTACGAGCCCGAGAGCGTCACGCTGGCGAACGGAATGCAGGTGGTCGCCATCACCGATCGTCGGGTGCCCGTGGTGACCCATATGGTCTGGTACAAGGTCGGCGGCGCTGACGAGGCGCCGGGCGAGACCGGGCTGGCGCACTTCCTTGAGCATCTTCTCTTCAAGGGTACCGAGAAGGTGCCGTCCGGCCAGTTTTCCCGCACCGTTTCCCGCAATGGCGGGGACGGTAACGCCTTTACCGGATACGACTACACGGCCTATTTCCAGACCATCGCTTCGGACAAGTTGCCGCTGGTGATGGAAATGGAGGCCGACCGCATGGTGAACCTGACGCTCGACCCGGACGAGGTCGCGTCGGAACGCGAGGTGGTGCTGGAAGAGCGTCGTTCCCGGATCGATAACAATCCCGGCTCGTTGTTGAGCGAGCGGACCAACGCGGCGCTGTACCTCAATTATCCCTATCGCCGTCCGCTGATCGGCTGGGCGCATGAGATCAAGGCGCTGACCCGGGAAAATGCGCTGGCTTTCTATCGCAAATGGTATGCGCCGAATAACGCCGTGCTGGTGGTGGCCGGTGACATCACCATGGATGAGCTGAAGCCGCTGGCGGAGAAATATTACGGGGTCATCCCGGCACGTGCCGTACCGGACCGCAAGCGGCCGCTGGAGCCTGAACAGATCAGCGCCCGCCGGATCGAGTTTTCGCATCCGCAGGTAGGCCAGGTCAGCTGGAGCCGTCGCTATCAGGCACCGAGCCGGTTTTACGGTGAGAGCGATCAGGTCATGCCGCTCGACGTGTTGGCGGAGGTGATCGGCGGTGGCGCCACCAGCCGGCTCTACAGGTCACTGGTGATCGACCGGAAGATCGCGCTCTCGGCCGGCACATCCTACAGCGGCAGCAGCATAGGCCCCGGTACGTTCTCCTTCTATGCCGTGCCGACGGAAGGTACGAGTGTCGAGGCGCTTGAAGCAGCCTTCGAGGCGGAACTCGCGGCCATCCTGCGCGACGGTGTCGACGCACGTGAAGTCGCGCGCGCGGTCAAGTCGATGAAGGCCAGCGCAGTCTATGCCCGGGACAGCGTGACGGCCCCGGCCCATGCGGTCGGTCAGGCGCTCGCCATCGGACGGACTATCGAAGAGATCGAGAGCTGGCCGGACCAGGTCGGTGCTGTAACACAGGAGCAGGTCATGCAGGCTGCGCGGGCCATTTTGAATACGCCAGCGCATGTCACCAGCATTCTGCGCCCGAAACCGGCAAGCTGA
- a CDS encoding 4a-hydroxytetrahydrobiopterin dehydratase — MLKTSEEAAMAKKLTGPEREQALAGLADWRLLDDRDAIQRKYRFPDFKAAFGFMSAVAEIAEEMDHHPEWFNVYNRLDVTLTTHDAGGLTRLDIDLATRMDAAATEFGG, encoded by the coding sequence GTGCTGAAAACAAGTGAGGAGGCGGCAATGGCGAAAAAGCTCACAGGCCCGGAACGGGAACAGGCATTGGCCGGTCTTGCGGACTGGCGCCTGCTTGACGACCGCGATGCCATCCAGCGGAAATACCGGTTTCCGGACTTCAAAGCCGCATTCGGCTTCATGAGCGCGGTAGCGGAGATCGCCGAGGAGATGGATCACCATCCCGAATGGTTCAACGTCTATAACCGGCTGGACGTCACTCTCACCACCCACGATGCGGGCGGCCTGACCCGTCTCGATATCGATCTCGCGACGCGTATGGATGCGGCGGCGACGGAATTCGGCGGCTGA
- a CDS encoding group III truncated hemoglobin, translating to MTSIPIRSRPASREDLRADAEAIGITEAYISTLVDSFYGHIRADEVLGPIFERRIGDGWDPHLARMKAFWGSVALYTGQYSGKPVPVHYAITEIEAGHFDHWLTLFEKTLEETAPTPGVVPYFMERARRIAESLKLAIFGVPELQRARSPKP from the coding sequence ATGACCTCCATTCCGATCCGCAGCAGACCGGCCTCACGGGAAGATCTTCGCGCCGACGCGGAGGCGATCGGCATTACCGAGGCCTATATCTCGACACTCGTCGACAGCTTCTACGGCCATATCCGCGCGGATGAGGTGCTCGGTCCGATCTTCGAGAGGCGGATCGGCGATGGCTGGGACCCGCATCTCGCCCGGATGAAAGCCTTCTGGGGATCGGTCGCGCTTTATACCGGGCAATATTCCGGCAAACCGGTTCCCGTGCATTACGCCATAACGGAAATCGAGGCCGGGCATTTCGATCACTGGCTCACGCTGTTCGAAAAGACACTGGAGGAGACGGCGCCGACACCCGGCGTGGTGCCCTATTTCATGGAACGCGCCCGGCGCATCGCCGAGAGCCTGAAGCTGGCGATCTTCGGTGTGCCGGAGCTGCAACGTGCCCGGAGCCCGAAGCCGTGA